A genomic stretch from Xiphophorus maculatus strain JP 163 A chromosome 16, X_maculatus-5.0-male, whole genome shotgun sequence includes:
- the LOC102222072 gene encoding reprimo-like protein, whose amino-acid sequence MNVSLFNMTQGVLFNGSQTLAGALDTYSSNSSETVMTDDGGGSLVLLQDERKLFVMRVVQIAVLCVLSLTVMFGIFFLGCNLMIKSESMINFLVKDRRPSKDVETVMIGLG is encoded by the coding sequence ATGAATGTTTCTCTTTTCAACATGACCCAGGGCGTGCTGTTTAATGGGAGCCAGACCCTTGCCGGGGCTCTGGATACATATTCAAGTAACAGCTCAGAGACCGTGATGACCGATGACGGCGGAGGGTCGCTGGTGCTGCTACAGGATGAGCGCAAACTCTTTGTCATGCGTGTGGTCCAGATCGCGGTGCTATGCGTCCTCTCGCTCACCGTGATGTTTGGCATCTTTTTCCTCGGGTGCAACCTGATGATCAAGTCAGAAAGCATGATTAACTTCCTGGTAAAGGACCGGAGACCTTCCAAAGACGTGGAAACTGTCATGATTGGGCTCGGCTAG